DNA sequence from the Pedobacter sp. W3I1 genome:
TCTTTTTCCGTTCATCTTCCCAGGGCTGGGCGCATCGAGTATCCGTTGGAAAAGCGTGATGGTGGATGAATCCGCAATGAAGAGCTTATCATACTGTTTTAATCGGCTGTCCGGTAAAAGATGCCGGTGCCGTTTGTATAAAAGCTCGTAAATCTGTTGAAAAACATCGAAAGGCCTTTTACTGTTGGCATCGCACAGGGTACTTCTTGCCGGGGGGCTGCTTATACCCAAATGAAGAAGTTTAGAGTGGCATGCGTGCATCCCGCTGACCACTTCGCGGGTGCTGGTGCAATTGTTCAAGCTACAATAGAGCATTGTAACCAAGTGGCAAAAAGTATCAAAATACTTATAATAATGGTCGTAACCGCCACGGCGTGACAATGACCTCACAGAATTCCGGTCGATCAAACTTAATAGCTGGTTTAAGATCGGCTGTCCGGTAAAAAATGTATTTTTGCTCATGCTGTTGGTTTAAGCGTCGTAACTCAAATATAACAGCATAAAGGGTAGCTTTAATCGCTACCTTTTTTTATTAATAAAAAATAATTTCTCCGGACAACAGTGAAACAAGTTCAGCATGACGTAACGCCTAGTTGGGTAAGAAAATAATCGAACTCAAGTTTATAGTCACTATTGTCTTAAATTGAAACTACCGCATCCCCAGGGCATATTTTTAAGTTCCTGTTTGGATGAAATTACACCTTGCTAAGTATAGTATACTCGGAGTAAAGTTCTAAACAGCGCCAGGTTAATGATTTGGGTTTAGTAATCCATAAATCTCACTGTCGAGAAACTGGCCTCTGAAATAATAATCTTGCTTAAAATGTGCTTCTTTTACAAAACCGTGTTTGATCAGCATTTGTCTTGACGCATCATTCTCTACGTTAATATTAGCGCTGATGGTGTGTAAATTTACTTCTTCAAAGCCAAATGCAATTGATTTTTTGAGTGCTTCGGAAATAATTCCTTTTCTCCAATAATCAGGATAGAGCATATAGCCAATCTCAGCTCTATGATTGGCAAAATCTGTCCGCCAATAACCTACTGATCCTATCATTTGTTTAGGATTTTCTTTCAAGGCAATTACCCAGGCCAGGTTATCACCATTTTCGTAGCCATTTCTGAAACGTGAGATA
Encoded proteins:
- a CDS encoding DUF4372 domain-containing protein — protein: MSKNTFFTGQPILNQLLSLIDRNSVRSLSRRGGYDHYYKYFDTFCHLVTMLYCSLNNCTSTREVVSGMHACHSKLLHLGISSPPARSTLCDANSKRPFDVFQQIYELLYKRHRHLLPDSRLKQYDKLFIADSSTITLFQRILDAPSPGKMNGKRKGGIKVHTLIGAAEHVPLKISFTAASANDMPFLKEIDLEEGSFIVFDKGYVDYSEYERIGKQGAFLSPDRKKMQDMRSLKVGN
- a CDS encoding GNAT family N-acetyltransferase; its protein translation is MLTLNFTNFPVLETERLILREHDLSDAEALFAMRTNETVMKYIDRERPKDIFEIKDFISRFRNGYENGDNLAWVIALKENPKQMIGSVGYWRTDFANHRAEIGYMLYPDYWRKGIISEALKKSIAFGFEEVNLHTISANINVENDASRQMLIKHGFVKEAHFKQDYYFRGQFLDSEIYGLLNPNH